The Portunus trituberculatus isolate SZX2019 chromosome 50, ASM1759143v1, whole genome shotgun sequence genome includes the window caacgaGTATCGATAACTAGGAGAGGAGAGCTCGCTAGTGTTCAAGAATAATTAATAAGTAAGGCGTGCGCGGCACGCCTTTTGGTTGCCTGTTACCTTATTTCACACCAACGCCACCCATAACCGTAAGCAAACGACTCTCAAACCGCGTGCTTTCAAACTCGTCTCAGTGCTACCAATGCCTGGTTGTGGTATTTCATATCGTATTTAGGGTTATCTGATTACTCATTGATGACACGCACACCACATGTATTGACTTCCAACTCTGCTTAATTAGGTACCGCTACTCCTATCAACTCTTCTTTCTGCTATTTGAGGTCACTGTAGGCATGTATATACTAGATATTTAACAAATACtatgacaaaaaataaccaCCAACACTAGGAGGGAATAATAAATTCTTAGCTGCATATATTAGTATATGAGATCCTATTCTCACTATATAAAGAATCGCTCATTGTTCCAAGTCAAGAAAATGTTCACTTCATACAAAGGCTTATAACATCagtaaaaatgtcaaaatatctaatatacacatgcccaaaggtacacacacagtatgtgtgtatgtacctttttgtagtgtgttgagTCAACACTTATAATAgaggtagcagaaaaaaaacaatggtttatttgtgttttatttcatatttagtatctaaatatgatattttaacaataatgaatacttcAATGCATTAATCATGTTATGTCTCATcataattgttgttatcattgttctaaAAATGTTGAAGACAAAACTATAAGTCAGGGTACTCTAGTCTCTCAATCCTAATGATGATCAAAACTGTAAGGGAAACTGTGTCTTACATGATAAAGGTGTTAACCtaaggcaacacacaaacaaacaaagggctctcacaaaataataacaaggtggGAGGCCCAATTTAGTTTGAAATGTGTCTTAACCCTTAATTCTCTTCCAAAGGGATTACTTTGAAAAACTTAAAAGTTAAGCAGCAAAATATTGACATTTGAGTAATTATCAGGATAATGGTGTAGGAGGGCTTAGTTTCACAGAACACAAAATACTTGACtcactaatgattataatggaacacagcatgttgagtgaatttcagttttttgaagcatacacaataaatgtaacaagaaaagaagtaaggtatatatagagaaaagtaaattggtGTACATGCAGACAAAAGCTACATAGTTGATCACATCAACTATGCAAGATGCCACAACAGAGCATACACCATTATCACAGACCTCagacattattagcattatataTCAGCATTGAAACTAACACAATAAGCATATCACCATTCAAagttacaaaataaaagatgcatGTTTAAGCACCTAGAAGCAGGTAGTGGTTTTGTGGGAATACCCACATGTTTGTAAGCCCTAGCTACAGCCAAAATATCACTAAAGAGTATGAAAAGCAGAGACGTCACACAAGCAAGTCAAATATACATTAAGCATTTTAACACATAGCTAGGTATCCTacatcaatgcaaacaaacatgtttcaattcagaaaaaaaaaaatcataccattgtctttccattcatgaaaaccagttagactggcaataaagtatatttcgtcaaggatatgaatataatcagtaaggcaaagcaaaacaatgtaaagcaaagcaatacaaactacacacaagtgtaataggaaaacccaaaggtaataacattcacttctcatGCACAAAACTGTACAACACAATAAGCACACTTTAGTATTGGTTAAACCTAAATCAAGCAAACATGACCATAGATACAACATACGACTAATTGGTaggttgaaaaaaagtatttgtacactaacaaacgaggacttaacaataaacatgctatacagaaaatagattacataccttttccttcacaggCCATATTGAAGCTGAAATACTTTATATCAATCAAaatacaatatcataacaatATACACTAAGTCCTCGTCATGcggtacatatgcattcctgaaaacctcaccgtaaatcaaaattaccgtataccgaacccattacaacatgtaatagtaaggaatgcgttccagcacgtcaaaagtcacccatacAGAAATAAAAGCTACACGAGTTTCTATGCAGATGACACAcaacttttgaagaaagttgggTCTATAGCAGGACTTAGATAGACTAtggtaatggaggaaaagatgggagatggaattcaacattaagaaatgtagcataatggaatttaggaagagcaaaaataggataacaagacaataccaacttggagaagagaagattaagaaggtggaaagtgaaaaggacctgcgagttctcataacaaaggaaatgtcccccaataaacatatcaataaaattgttggtgagacctacaacttactgagaaatattagaattgcattcacatatattgatgaagatatggtgaaaaaagttattggcatccttgatcagaccacgactggagtatgcagcaATACTGTGGTCACCTCACACCAGGAAGAATATCACGAAAATTGAAAGGCTACAAAGAGCGGCCACCAAACTGGCCGCAACCTTGTCAGCTCTtacgtatgaaaagagactggactgaccaacactggagcagagaagaaaaagaggcaacctgttgaccatctacagaataatgaataatatggagcttcctgataggatgGACCTGCTGAAATGGGACacaagggacacaagaggacatggactaaaactcacaaaagacaactacagcttcccccatagagtgatagatatatggaacagactggacagagaggtggtgtgtggaaagtccaccaccaccaccacttgaacacaaaattagacactgtgagatacagagacgggacaacaccaccataggctccctcccgtaaaatacaactaggtaaatacacacacacacaccaatttgggaaataattacaagttcactaaatgaagtgaaagttccacTCGAATGGAAGATAGCCAAGGTAATACCAATAtctaaaggaagaaaggcaactgaaccactaaactacagaccagcgtcacttacaagcattttggggaagttgtgtcaaattattgtcaaagaaaaatgggttaaaaatctggaagaagaaaagtcatatagaacagacaatttgggttcaggacaggacggtcatgtgcatcaaacttattaagcttctactcaagcgttatagaaggactggaaagcagagacagatggtggacacagtatacctggacataaaaaaggcttttgataaagtccctcatgaaagattactttagaaactagagaacaaggaggattgcaaggaaccttatcagaatgaataagggattatttgaaggacagggaaatgagaactgtgatcagaaatacatactcaacttggggtaaagtaactagcggagtgctacaagggtcagtgttagcccccattatgttccagatttatttaaacgacattcacaatggggtaaacagttatattaatctatctgctgatgatgcaaaggtgctaagagttatcaaaaccagggaggacgttttgctgttaaaggaagatataaacaaaatctatgaatggagcaggaagtggaaattggagtttaatgccaagaaatgtcaagtaatggaactaagaaagagtaagagaagaccagtatggaactacctgatggataaggaacaaataatgaagactaaagaggaaaaagatctgggagtgattatacaggaaaatttgaaccccaaaacacataagcaagatatttggattatcatgtaaaatgttgacatttcaattcatggacaaagatatgatgaaaaaatcatcacaagcatgatacgcccaaggctggaatatgcagctgtggtgtggtctccacgagttctgaaaaggatatgagaagattagaacagatacagaagattgctaaaaaaatggtgccagaactaaaggacctaatatacaaagaatggctgaaggaaatgtgactgccaaccttacaagatagaagagaatgaggggacctaataacaatgtacaagatagtcaatggcattgaacaaaatagacaaggaagacctggtgctggtgacagaagatggaaggacaagaggacatgtaaagaagatcaggatgacgcagtgtgtgaaggatactgGAAAATAATTTTCCTCAtagaaaaaatatccttaaaaatattaaacaatctGGCTGGGGCAACAATATCTATTACTGTAATGAtgacattattataactatataTAATATCCTAGTATTAGATTCATATATTACacaaaagataattaagattCGTTTATTActtaagacaataaaaagaatggatgaCTATTCATAGGAGATGTACAATTTGATCatgtatacagacatacagacattcaattttacatataaatacaatatatgagcatataaatacaatatatacacaTGTTAAGATATATATACTAACTAATAATTTCTAAATtttatctcttgtatttttgttgGGTTTAGATTGCTGattgatattaatgaaaatgggaaggtgGTCAGATATACAGCAGTGAAGGATCCCTGAGAATGAGTGAGGTGTGAAATTTGACCAGATTTGATCTAGTAGCGAGGGCTGACCTAGAGCAGGAGTATCCGGAAATCGTGTAGGTCTGGATATGTGGGGGAAATAATTTAGTGTTTGCATGGTattaaggaaaaagtttgtAGGAATGTGGGTAGAATGCTCCAATAAATTTATGTTAAAGTCTCCTATAATTAATGATTTGTTACGTCTGAAGATGTCATTATTCAGCATATCATTCATATCAGATGTAAATTCATTGACACCTACATGTTTGCTCTTAGGTCTGTAAAGAACAGTAATTATATAATTTGAATCTCCTAATGTAAGTTTAAGAGTACACATTTCAATGTTTACATTAATGAAGCAAAATGGGTTTAACAATTCTGTTTGTAACATATTGTTAGCAAAAATAGATATCCTTCATGTTCTCTTTCAGTTCTTATTAAGTGATATGAATCATAACCatccaaaaaataaagatgtttaGTGTGTTCTTGTAGCCATGTCTCAGTAACAGCAATTATATCAGGTGGTTTTGGTAAACAATTAAGGAAAGATTTTAGTACATCAAAGTGTTTGTGAAGTGATCTAATGTTGATATGTATAATGTTATAATGTAATAAGGTAATTGAAATATTAGGATAAAGAATTAGGATCTCGTTGACCTGAAATTTTTTCTATAACACTAAATTCTAAGTTTAAAGAGAacacttcattatcatcatacaaagaataaaataaattttcCATATGTTGCAAACAATGTGATATAAATCAGTAATTAAGTACACTAATGAATAACTAAACAAAAGCAAATTAAAACCAAATAGGTCTCTCCAGGTATGCaaatatagagaagaaatacaGTATAGTACTAGTATTTATCattgtgatggtaatagtagtagtagtagtagtagtagtagtagtagtagtagtagtggtggtggtggtggtggtggtggtggtggtggtggtggtggtggtggtggtggtggtggtggtggtggtggtggtggtggtggtagtagtagtagtagtagtagtagtagtagtagtagtagtagtagtagtagtagtagtagtagtagtagtagtagtagtagtagtagtagtagtagtagtagtagtagtagtagtagtagtagcagtagtagcagaggtagtagtaatagtagtgtgtcACAGTGATGTCTTTAGTATTGACATTAGTTATTTTAGGGACAGTATAGTAAATAGTGGAAATAAATggtagaacaacaaaactgttACACTTCATAGGAAGTAATCATATTAAATTGGAAAAGTTATGATAGTATAATCAGTGGTACAGTGTAATATTAGTATTAATCattatgatggtagtagtagtagtagtagtagtagtagtagtagtagtagtagtagtagtagtagtagtagtagtagtagtagttgttgttgttgttattgttgtaatagcaagaaaaacaatattagTTTTATATAGAACCTCTAGTTGTATTCATAACAAGagaagtaataatagttttAAATATATTGGTTCTAGTACTAATAGTGATAAAATAGAagtggagtggtggtagtggtagtagtagtaatagaagtatacagtaccctcccgagtttagtgcttgctttcttcttaagatatagcgccaaactcgaggatcgcTAAACTCGGGGtattgaaaacaatgtaaaaacgcTTATTCATTCTGGCCCGGGACGaagctaattttttttcctccccactttACTCCCTTATTTCAAAACATTCAGATTTTTCACGTCCTTGTTACGATAAGGGTGAGGGCGGGCAGCGGTGTACAGAACAAGTGGCTTCATTTTACAGTCTCCAGTTGCATTGACCGTAAAAAGAACACTGAAGCGTTGCTTACTTTCCTTGTGCCCTCTGGGCTTCCTTTCTTTGGCGATTATGGTtgattttggttgttgtttCCAGTGAAACCCAGTTTCATCGGCGTTGAATATTTGACGGAGATCGTAACCGCCGTCCTCAATCATCTGTTTCAAGACACCAATGAAACTTTCCACCTCTTCTGTAGATGCGTCTGCTGTTTCACCCAGACATCGTGCCCTCTTGAACGAGTGTCTTTTTTTGAACCTTGAGAACCAGCCATTACTAgcagagaaaggtggaggattGTCAATGTTTAACTTACGTGCCACTGCAGCATATATTTCTCTAGCCTTCTGTCTTACCTTACCAGAAGATATGCACACATTTCGGTCATTTTTGTCaacaatatatttcttcaaatAGTGTTCTGTTGTTACCATCAACTTGCTTGTAGGATGCGTGATGTGAGCAACTTGAATCACAGAGCTCCCTCGAGCGTCTTTCAGGAAACGTTTTATTTCCTCACGTTTCGCTCTTATTACTCTAACAGTAGACTCACTAATGTTGAACAAGTTTCCAACGGCAACAGGTCCCATTCCAGCATCAAGCTTATCCAACACttcgcctttttccttcatgtttaacagtcttttcttcttaccctgCCTCTCTGGCCTGCTTCCTTTTGCCGAAGTAGGTTTCTTCGAGCCACATGCTGCagtgcctcctttatttcctgacaTCACAATTAATTAGCTTGCATATAAGAACTATCAAGATGCTGGTGGAAGAGGGCTAAGGACGCGTGCACACGTGGTCAGCTCAGTCAGCCAACTGCAGGAGTCTTGGAGCAGCATACGTGACACCGCCCGGAAGTAAACGCAACCGATACTTGTCAAAGCAGCGCGAAACTCGGGGCGATACAGCGCCAAACTCGGGATGGTAAGAATTTAGGACTAagcgccaaactcgaggatcgcGAAACTCGGATagcgctaaactcgggagggtactgtatGTAATAATGCATGTATTAatggtagtaaaaaaaaaaaaaaaaaaaaaaaaaaaaaattgttagacTGAAACTAATAAGAGGAACTGTAACAAATGAAAGAGTAGTATTAGTTAAGCAAAACAGCATAGGACTctggtagtggaagtagtagcaatagtagtatatgcaataatgtatgtaataatggtagcaataataatatttgtgACACTGAAACTAATAAATGGAGctgtaataaataatataaataatattaacTATTAGTTAAAGAAAACAGCATAGAACactggcagtggtagtagtagcaatagtagtgcaTGTAATCATATATGTAATAATGGTAGCAATAACAACATTTGTTACACAAACTAATAGAAGGAGCTGTaacaaaaactaataaataatattAGTTAAGCAAAACAGCATAGGACACTGGTAGTGAGAGCACCTATTGTGGCTTGtctgctcctccacttattcctccctttctccttccttcctcctcatactcttttatttctccttccttgttccttctgctactaatatctacacacctgagccaagaaacacggaaaacacgtagaaatcactagatataaggcaaaatatcgacgaactgggcggtagggagggagggagggacaccgGCCTGAGTCACCCccttggctgtgacgtcatcaagagcgGGAACAGTGGTGACTTGGctgaattacgtaaataattctaaaaatgacttcaagaaaaaacgaagccaaggccgaatgcttactcttttatgacttgatagataatttaattaatatccaaaacgtcaaaacatctcctgcttaactagttttaaaaaactgtctaaattaagtatataaaatgtatataaacatttccacttataacgctgccaaaacgtccagccatttcgactttatatttctttcgaaaaatattagacaatgtAAACTCTCTTCTAaggcatccaacactgacctagaaccagaagtgaacgagtgacaaagcatttatgtaaaacaaaaccattaaactctaaactcatcagaaactcttgtaaagtcaacctattttcacttggcgaatattctaacacattctacagagactgagctttcttttaaggcattctacaacgagtttgaccgtcaaacagaaacgtaaacaaataaaatctaaaaaaataaaacttacgttaaacgggacaaaacaccacttcaaagtccacatatttcactcaatggattgatttcacgcttaaaaaagtacacacaattttttgataccataaaggcccagttacacctcaaaatttaaaaaatgaaaTTGAGAGATGGGAAATTTTGAAGGTTATGGCAGCTCATATTTAagctataaaacaccactaaacgccacatatttaccgaacacaggcgcggaacacacttcaaacacaacgaaatatttagagaaaccataaaacacatcatggaagcgtaatattatttttagagaATATATCAAAAAAAGTATTAGAACCCGCAGGTTGCCAAGGGGGGGACAGGGTGGAGCTGGGGGGACGGGGCCGGGGGGAGGTAACATCCGGGAACACTGCAGCGCGGACTCCATAATCCTTATGTTGCATTTATTATCTCACCACAACATAATTAAGCCCCATCGGCAAAACTTGCCCAGGGAACATGCAACGGTACTGTAATGcctgcattctgacacatgtttggcttacggtgagtcaaagaagcaaataatacCTGGTAATACTGACAACTGCTCGTTATACCCAtcaccttttcaacatttgggcactgttttcactctcatatgcaaagaaaacctacaaataagagagtggccttagaaatacctgaaataaatgatggtgaggCGTTGTGGAGAGTCGTGGTGAAGAGTTGCATTGGTCTCTTGTCTTGCCGCTGGTGCTGTCGGGaatgtcatcacttcactttgtgtgtttgggtgtaaatGGGCATGTTGTGGATGTGTTGCGGGGTGTTTATGGGGTGTATAAGCAACACCACACGGCCATCACCACTGTTTGTTGTGCACTCGGCCCACcacaattctttccttccttacacactaatcccttatcaacaccactgccacaccttacacacctgttccttggtgcattaataacctccaccacctctgtcacggCACTGTCACCTCTATACAGGCTGAAAATATAACGGCACTCCAGTTAGGTCAACCGTGTCTCTTGGCGGCAGGTACCGACGCCATCATCAACTGTGGCTCTCTCAAGgaattcactctcttctccttgcccgctataaattccaatactatgtccttgTATGTGTTAAATTCTCAGTGTTGGAAAAGTATCACGGAATTATGTGTGAAATATTTAGTGTTATTatggttttagtttatttaaggATACAAGTTGCCGTGGGGAgcttcaaaatgtcgacattactAAACTCAGCATTCACAACACAAtaaattccaatactatgtccttgCTTGTGTTAAATTCTCAGTATTTGAAAGTTATCTGGGAATTATGTGTGGAATACtcaatgtttttatggttttaatcTATTTGAAGATACAAGCAGCCGTGGGGAGGAGCTTTaaaatgtcgacattaccaAAACTCAGCATTcacaacacacaatatataaatCTAATTaaagaatacacaaaaaaaaaaaaaaaaataacaatcattaaaaacaaacatgctaaacagtgagagatgagtgacaaaatatcgacattacAAATCACAAcattcaaaacaaataaaaaggaacacaaacaaataataactaaaaaaaaaaaaaaaaatacaaaatgtgtgtgtgtgtgtgtgtgatagagtggtagagagcagtgtggtgtatggtgtgtggtgactggtgtgtgtggtgatagagtggaagagagcagttggtgtatggtgtggtgacagtggtgtgtgtggtgatagagtgaaagagagcaaattgtggtgtatggtgtgtgtggtgaaagtggaaaagagagtgtggtgacagtggtgtgtgtggtgtgagtgacattgtggtgtatggtgtgtgtgtggtgacagagagaaagagagcaaattgtggtgtatggtgacagcggtgtgtggtg containing:
- the LOC123499677 gene encoding tigger transposable element-derived protein 1-like codes for the protein MKEKGEVLDKLDAGMGPVAVGNLFNISESTVRVIRAKREEIKRFLKDARGSSVIQVAHITHPTSKLMVTTEHYLKKYIVDKNDRNVCISSGKVRQKAREIYAAVARKLNIDNPPPFSASNGWFSRFKKRHSFKRARCLGETADASTEEVESFIGVLKQMIEDGGYDLRQIFNADETGFHWKQQPKSTIIAKERKPRGHKESKQRFSVLFTVNATGDCKMKPLVLYTAARPHPYRNKDVKNLNVLK